In Agromyces sp. 3263, a single genomic region encodes these proteins:
- a CDS encoding TetR family transcriptional regulator C-terminal domain-containing protein, translating to MPRPNRKAERRLAILDAARRVAVREGAEGTTLRAVATAADMEPSAVLYYFTGLSEIVRELVYAASDRFIDTISRAVAEASTPGQRLTAAIEAGSTGGLEGDESRILYEFWPAGLRDESLNDADHALDRRQVEIYVGILDDGVAAGVFHPRIQVTEVAWALVALEDGLVMDILAGTKTHGEVTALIRSVAAALLDVSLPAPGGDA from the coding sequence GTGCCCCGTCCCAACCGCAAGGCCGAGCGACGCCTCGCCATCCTCGACGCCGCCCGTCGCGTGGCCGTACGCGAAGGCGCCGAGGGCACCACGCTGCGCGCCGTCGCGACCGCCGCCGACATGGAGCCTTCGGCGGTGCTCTACTACTTCACGGGGCTCAGCGAGATCGTGCGTGAGCTCGTCTACGCGGCGAGCGACCGGTTCATCGACACCATCAGCCGGGCGGTCGCAGAGGCGAGCACACCCGGCCAGCGGCTCACCGCCGCCATCGAGGCCGGCAGCACCGGCGGGCTCGAGGGTGACGAGTCGCGCATCCTCTACGAGTTCTGGCCGGCCGGCCTGCGCGACGAGTCGCTGAACGACGCCGACCACGCCCTCGACCGTCGCCAGGTCGAGATCTACGTCGGGATCCTCGACGACGGCGTGGCTGCCGGCGTCTTCCATCCGCGCATCCAGGTCACCGAGGTGGCCTGGGCACTCGTCGCGCTGGAGGACGGCCTCGTGATGGACATCCTCGCGGGCACCAAGACCCACGGCGAGGTCACCGCGCTCATCCGGTCGGTCGCCGCGGCGCTGCTCGACGTGTCGCTGCCCGCGCCAGGAGGCGACGCCTGA